The genomic DNA GTTAAGTTAAGGTTTCTTTCAATATTTTCATCATAGAATACTAAATTACTCATTAATTTGATTGTAAGGTTTAATATGTAATCAGTTAATATGCAGCTTTCAGGGAACATTATTCTTTCACAAGAGGAGTTTGTAAGGTCTCTTTCGTGCCAGAGAGGATTATTGTCGAGAGCTGCATTTACAAATGATTTAACAATTCTTGCAACACCACATATACGTTCTGCTGTAATTGGATTCATTTTATGCGGCATTGTACTACTTCCCATTTGTTTTTCTGGGTCGAAGTATTCTCCAACTTCCATAAGCTCTGTTCTTTGGAGATTTCTAATTTCTAATGCAATTTTATCTAATGTTGATGCAAGATTAGCTAATGCCATAATAAATTCAACATGATTGTCCCTTTGAACAACTTGGTTTGTAATTGATGCTGCAGGTAATTCTAAGATTTCTGCAACGGTTTTATGAATTTCCCAACCTTGTTCTCCAAGTGCAGCTGTAGTTCCAACTGCTCCATCTACCATTGCAACACAAACATTTTGCTCTGCATGGTTTACTCTTTCATATTGCCTGTGTAATTCGTCAGCCCAAAGACCGAATTTCATTCCGTAGGTAATTGGAAGTGCGTGTTGTCCGTGGGTTCTTCCAACAGCTACTTTGTCAATATTTTCTTCAGCTAACTTAAGCATTATTTCTGTTAAAGTTTTGATTTTGTCTTTAATTATTTCTGCTGAATCTTTGATTAATAATGAGTTTGAGGTATCAACAACATCATTTGAGGTTGCTCCGAAGTGGACATATTCTCCCGCATCATTGTCACATACTTCTCCAAGACCTTTGATTAGAGCTCCGATATCATGTTTTGTTGCTTTTTCGATTTCGTTTACTCTTTCTTCTTTTACATAATCTGTATTTGCTTTTTTTGCAATTTCATCTGCTACTTCTTGTGGGATTATTCCTAATTTCCCTTCTGCTTGTGCAAGTGCGGATTCTACGTCTAACATTCTTTGTAACTTATTTTTAGTTTCCCAGACAGCTTTCATTTCCGGGGTACCATATCTGAATTCGATTGGATGTATAGCCATTTTTATCATCTCAATTTTTATTAGGTTTATATTTATTTTTTGTAATATTTATTAGTAAAGTTTATATGTAATATATATTATACATATTTATGTTAAATATTTATTACATATGTTGATAGCAAAGTATATATGTAACATATATTATACATATCAATGTCAAATATTTATTACATTTGAAAATTAGGTGATCGTTTGAAAACCAATATTAAAGAACTAAGAAAAGAGGTTGGATTAAGCCAACAAAAATTAGGGGATTTGGTTGGTGTTACAAGACAGACCATAAATGCTCTTGAAAATGCCAGATATAATCCTTCTTTATTATTGGCTTATAAAATTACAAAAATATTGGAAAAAGATCTTATAGAAGAAGTTTTTATCTTAGATGATGATGAGTAAGGTGATAAAATGATTTTGGATATTTATAAAGATTCATTTGAATATGCGGGACAAAATATTAAGGTCCTTCTTAAATTAGGATTATTGTCCATTTTTAGCTTTCTCATAATCCCAATTTTCTTAATTGCGGGTTATCAATACAGAGTTATTGAAAGTGGAACCAAAGGAATGGTGGGTGGTGAAGACAAACTTCCTGAATTCGATAATTTTACAGGCATGTTTGTTGACGGACTTAAAATGATTATTGTTCAATTTATATATTTATTCATTCCAATTGTGGTATTTATTATTATAGGTACTATAGGTCAAACAATCAATAATGATGCTATTTCAAGTCTCGGAGCAATTATTGGAATAATTTTATTCATTATTTCTGTATTCTATTCATTCTTAGCAGTACCAAACATGATTGCTAATGAAGGATCATTAAAAGCAGCATTTGACTTTAAAAGGATAAATGAAATTATAAAAATGATAGGTGTTGGAAGGTTTATTATTACATTCATAGGTTTAATGTTATTATGTGTTGTAATATCAGCAGTTGTTGCTGCAATTCTTATTGGAATATTTGGAGTATTTGGTATTGCAATTGGAAGTTTCAACCCTGCTGCTTTTGGAGGAGTAATGATTGGAGGATTAATTATCTATGAGGCAATATTCTCTTTTATTGTAACTCCATACTTAGGAATCTTTTCATCACGTGTAACTGGACTTATATATGGGCTTGGTGAATAAATGGCTTTAACTGATATACTTAAAAAAGGTTTAAAATATCCACAGCATGATTTTAAAAATGCTGTGTTATTTTCCCTTCTTTTGCTTTTAGGAACAATTTTATCAAATATTGGAAATCACTTCTCACTTTCAAAAGCAAATATTAATTCAATTGCAGGAGCACAAAATTTAAATGAAGTGATTAATGGATTATCAACTGTTCTTACTCCAACACAAGTAGCCATTCTAATAATATTTTCCATTGCATCGTTTATAGTCTCATTATTTGCAAGTGGTTACATTTATAGGGTTTATGAAGGTGAGGATGAATTGCCTCACTTTGAGGACTATAAATTAATGCTCATTCAGGGAATTAAAGTATTCATAGTAAACTTGGCATACTGTATTATTCCAATTATCCTATTGGTTTTAGGACTTTATATTGCAGCTTTTAATTCAGATATTGCAAATTTATTAATTGCTGTAAGTGTAATTCTCGGAGCAATATTAATATTCTTCATATCTCCATTCGCAATAGCAAATATGGTTAAGGAAAATAGTTTTAAACAAGCTTTTAATTTTAATGCAATTGGAAGCAGAATATATAGGATAGGTATTATCCCATATTTGGTTACTGTAATATTGATGGGGGTTATTGAAATGATTATAGTGATTGCTTTCGGAGTAGTGATGTTAATATTGTCCCTGTTTGTAGTGATGAATCCAATAATTGGAATAATTGTGTTATTCATAATGTTATTTGTTGGTTCTATTGTTTGTGGGTACGTAAACCTATTTACTAATAAGGTATATCAATTATTATACAGCTAAAGGAAAGTTATTTAAACTTTCTTTTCTATATTATTTTTTTAATGACAACAATTAATGAAGAATTAAATCAAATTTCAATTATACGTCTATTGATAGTTGGAATTGTAACTATTTTTGCAATGGTTATTATTGAAGATCTATTTTTAATTGAAGTTCCATATGACTTGCTATGGATTGTTTTGACTGTTTACATTGCTTATAAACTGAAGGGATGTTCTTTAGATTTTCATAATAAACTATCTGACGCATTCAAAACTTCAAATATAAAGTTAATCACATGGATTGTTATATTAAATTTAATCTTTTCATATGGTATGATTTATTTATCTATTTTATTCATTGGAACAAGTTTTGACTTATCCAATAGCATTGCCCATGCATCTGGTTTATTTGCAGTAGGTACAGCTATCAGTACAATCATAATAGCTCCAGTTTCCGAAGAACTAGTATTTAGGGGAGTTATTTTTAATAGATTAAATAAACGTATTAATGTTATTTTAGCAATATTGATTTCTTCAATCCTTTTTGGATTATGTCATGATTATGGCGGGATGTTTTCAGCATTCATATTTGGAATATGTATGTGTATCCTATACATAAAAACAGATAATATTTTTGTTCCAATGGGGGCTCACTTTTTAAACAATTTAATCTCAGAAATTCTTGATTTCATTGACCCTGCTGGAGATTTCTTTTATGATCCAACAATAATATGCATAATTTTAGTTTTGGCTTTTATAGTGTTTATTGTATTGATGTATTATATTGTAAAAGAATTGAAAGCCATTAATAAAAATAATAATTAGAGAAATGATTTTCTCTAATTTACAGCTAATACTGTGATTTTGGTTGTTATTGTTTGTGTTTGGTATGTTGCTGTTATTGTGTATTGTCCTGGTGCTAGTTCTATTGGTAGGTTTGCTATTCCGTTGGTGTCGGTTGTTCTGTCGTATTTTAGGTTTTTGAAGTTTGCTCCGTTGAGATAGAGTGTTATTGTTTTTCCTGTTTGTGGGTTTCCTTTTTCGTCTGTTAGTTTTATGGTGTATTTTGTTCCGTCTTTTTGTTTCATTGTGATGTCTTTGTATTCTGTTAGTTTGTAGGTTGTTGGGGTTTGTGCGTTTTGGTTCAATACTGTGATTTTGGTTGTTATGGATTGTGTTTCATAAATTGCTGTTATTGTATACTCTCCCACATTAAGGCCTATTGGTAAATTAGCTATACCATTTGCATCGGTTGTTCTGTCGTATTTTAGGTTTTTGAAGTTTGCTCCGTTAAGATAGAGTGTTATTGTTTTTCCTGTTTGTGGGTTTCCTTTTTCGTCTGTTAGTTTTATGGTGTATTTTGTTCCGTCTTTTTGTTTCATTGTGATGTCTTTGTATTCTGTTAGTTTGTAAGTTGTTGCCGTAGGTTTCAATACCTTGATTTTTGTTGTTGCTGTTTGTGTTTCATATTTTGCTGTTATTGTGTATTCTCCTATATTAAGGCCGATTGGCAAGCTAGCTATTCCGTTGGTGTCGGTTGTTCTGTCGTATTTTAGGTTTTTGAAGTTTGCTCCGTTGAGATAGAGTGTTATTGTTTTTCCTGTTTGTGGGTTTCCTTTTTCGTCTGTTAGTTTTATGGTGTATTTTGTTCCGTCTTTTTGTTTCATTGTGATGTCTTTGTACTCACTTAATTTGTAAGATGGGGTATTTACACTAATCTTATTGGTAATTGATTCAGTACCATAGCTTGCAGCAATAGTATATTCTCCCACATTAAGGCCTATTGGTAAATTAGCTATTCCGTTGGTGTCGGTTGTTCTGTCGTATTTTAGGTTTTTGAAGTTTGTTCCGTTTAGTGTTAAGGTAACTGCCTTATTAGCTATTGGATTTCCATATGCATCTAGTAGAGTAACTTCATATTTGGTTCCATCTTTATGGTACATGTAAATGTCTTCTGATTCTAATTTTATCGGTGGCAAAATTGTTATCTGTCCATTTACATCGTTTACCTCATAAATATTTCCTTCATATTGGATTGAAATAGAATGGTTTCCTTTATTGAGTTTATTTAAATCTATAATTCCTATTCCATTATTCAATTGGATGTTTTGGTTTTGGCCATTTACTGAAATTTTCACATTATTGTTGTCTTCAATTGGAGTTGTAACTTTAAGTTTGGCATCTCCAGCAACATTATTTAACAATTCATATTGGATTGATCCTTTGAGTTTTTCAACTTCGAAGACAAATGGGGCATTATTTTTCAAATGGTTGCCATCTCCGGTATAAACAACAAGTCCATTATATCTTCCTATTGGGAGTGGATTGATGGTGAAAACAGAGATTCCGTTGTTTATGTTGCTTTCTCCATAATATTTGTCATTTATATAAAGTGTTATTGTTCCTGTTGCTGTTGGCAAAACAGATATTGTAAATTGGCCATTTTCACCATATTTCATGTTATTTGAAATAATGTTCATTGCTGTTTCTTTTTTAGCAACGTTAAATTGCATATTCTGACTTTCTATTGAATTATAATTCCCATCTCCATCATAAACAGCTTTTATTAAGTAATTTCCTGCATTAAGATTATTTAAATTGTATTTTGAATCACCATTCACAATTCTGGAACTTCCAATATAATTTCCATTTAAGTAGAATTTAACAACTCCTGTGGTTGCTGAATCCAATTTGGCAGTTGCTGTGGTTGCATCTCCATAAACAATGTTATTTGCAGTTAATTGTATATTTGATGATTTTTTATTAACAACAAATGTTTTCTCTTTCGCAGCTGAAAGATAATTGTTGTTTCCTGCAAAATTTACAGTTACTGCATATGTTTTAGCAGGCAATATTTCTGAAATTGTTAATGTAGCTTTTCCATTTGCTAAAGTTATTGCCTGTGTTTTTCCATTAACGGTTACAGTAACAGATTCATTTAATGGTGATTGGCCCATATCTGTTAATGATATTTCGATTTGAGTCTTTTCTCCATAGGTTATGTCATTTACAGTAAATTCTAATATTGGTGTTGCTTTTAAAACATTAACATTTGTTGTATTGAAGTATTTTGCATTGTCAACACTTTCAATTTTTATAATGTGATTTCCAACGTTCAAGTTTGCAATATTGATATTTGTTTCTGTAGTGCTTACTGTAAATGTGGTGATCTTGTTATTGTCTATGTAAATATTATATTTTCCTAACTTATTGTCAGGCAAATAAAGTGTTACAAACGGTTTGGTTCCATAAACGAAATCTCCACCTGTTATTATGATGTCATCAGTAAGTCTGACAGTTAAAACGCCTTTTTTAACGTTTAATTTTGTTAATCTTGCATTTGTACTAGTTAATGAATATTGACCAACGGTTCTTGGAGTGTAATCTAAATAATATCCGTTGTCCAAATAGGACATCTGGCCAATGTTGTCAATGTTCAAGTTATCGGTTTCAATTGCATTTCCACTATCATCAGTTAAACTAGCAATTATTCTTACAGGCTTGTTCAATGAAGTATCTGCATTATTTATTACTAAATTGGTTTCACTTGTAATTGTTCCGTTGTTGTAAATATTGGCTGTTTTTGAGTTGATTTTATTGTTTTCAAATTCAACAGTTCCATTTACATATATTTCACTTATTCCAGCATTTTTGTTATTGAAAATACAGTTTTTAATTATCCCTTCCCCATTTATAAGAATAGAATTTCCGTATTCTCCTTTATTGTTGCTGAAATTTGAATTCAATATTGTTGCACTTGATCCTTTATTTACAATTATTGCAGATCCATTTGAATTAATCAAATAAAGATTTTTAAGGGTAACGCTACATCCTTTTGCTATTTCAAAAATTGAAATCAAATTATTGGCATCTAGTATTGAAAATCCAGCGCCATTGTTTTTTGCACCATTGATTGTTATATTTTTATTTATTACAATTGTTTTTTCATCAGTTGAAGCGATATATGTCTTGTTGCTTAAGAAAATCTCAGAATTGTCTTTTGCATAATCTATTTTATTTTGTACAGATTCAAAGAGATATTGGGAAGTAAACGCTTTAATAGGTGCGGTTCTTTGACCGTATGCTAAGTAAACTCTAATGTTTTCATCGTTTAAGCTGGAATAGGTTAATTGTATTGTGAATTTGTCTCCGGTTTTTATTGGTATGTATTTGTCCAGTTCTATTGTGTAGTATCCGATTTGATTTTTTGTTCCGGTTTGATTTAAAACTGATATGTCATTTACATAAATTTGAGCTTTATAATCACATAAGTTATCGAAATATGTTCCGAATGCTACAAGGTAATCGTCTGCTATGGCTTTAAATGTATTGTCAACTGTAATCTGTTTGTTGGTGTAGTAGGCATATCCTTTTCCATATAATTCGTTTTGATAATTTTTATTGTATCTTAATGTATCATTGAAAATAAATGTCCATGCATCATTTCCTCTGTAGAATGTTTTATCATAGTATGATACATAGAAATAACCACCACGACCCCAAACGGATCCCCAACTGTTTTGAACTATGAATGCTCCGTTTCCTTCAGGATACTCTCCTCCAACAGCTTTGAAATTGTGTCTGTCGTAGTTATCATCCCATCCGACAATACAGACTGCATGATTTGGAGCTTCGGAGTATGGGTTGTAATAGTCTCCTTTTGTGGTACGGAATAATGTATAGTCAGTGTATGAAGTATAAACTGCACCATAGTCTAAAATAGCTTTTTTTAGATTGTCAAGATCAGTATCATTATTACGTTTTTCAATATTGTATGCATTTTGAACGTGAATTAAACTGTTTAATATTGGAGAATCTATATAATATCCTAACCAAGGGTCGTCCACCTCTTTAACAGGACCCATCCATGAGGTTAAATATGGCAATGCAAATTCAAAAATACCTCCGCTGCTGTATGTTGCTTGGCCATTTGTGTATTTGATAATCAAATTAAGTAAATTTTCAACAGATAATTTTTCTTCATGGGTTAATACTCTTTCTCCATTAGTTGCTTTTAAAATACATGATTCCAATGTGGCTATTGTAGCTTGTGCCCAACAGGTTCCAGTTTCTCCCTGGTTTAAAACTGGGGATGTAAGATTATAGTCTCTTAAATCATATCTTGATGGCAAACTCCCATTATAGGATGAGTTGTACATTAAAAGTTGGTAATTTTCATTTCCAATAAATTTTAAAAAAATGTCGCTTCCAACTTGGAATTGTGCTTTTAGATTTGTTGAATTTACGCTGTCAATATATACCTCTGAAGAAAATTCTAAATTGCTATTTAAATAGCTATTGGATAATAAAATGTACTCATTTTCACAATAGATTGTTTCTCCAGTGTTTTTACATGTATTGTTTGAAAAATATCCGTCATAAATGTTCAAATTCCCTGCAGAATATATTGCACCACCGTTCAAAGCAGTATTGTTGTTAAATTCACAATCGCAGATAACTAATGTTCCGTTGTTAAGTGAAATTGCTCCTCCGTTAAATTTGCTATTTCCATTTATGAAGTTAATATTTTTTAAAACAACAC from Methanobrevibacter sp. includes the following:
- a CDS encoding DUF4013 domain-containing protein, giving the protein MILDIYKDSFEYAGQNIKVLLKLGLLSIFSFLIIPIFLIAGYQYRVIESGTKGMVGGEDKLPEFDNFTGMFVDGLKMIIVQFIYLFIPIVVFIIIGTIGQTINNDAISSLGAIIGIILFIISVFYSFLAVPNMIANEGSLKAAFDFKRINEIIKMIGVGRFIITFIGLMLLCVVISAVVAAILIGIFGVFGIAIGSFNPAAFGGVMIGGLIIYEAIFSFIVTPYLGIFSSRVTGLIYGLGE
- a CDS encoding DUF4013 domain-containing protein — encoded protein: MALTDILKKGLKYPQHDFKNAVLFSLLLLLGTILSNIGNHFSLSKANINSIAGAQNLNEVINGLSTVLTPTQVAILIIFSIASFIVSLFASGYIYRVYEGEDELPHFEDYKLMLIQGIKVFIVNLAYCIIPIILLVLGLYIAAFNSDIANLLIAVSVILGAILIFFISPFAIANMVKENSFKQAFNFNAIGSRIYRIGIIPYLVTVILMGVIEMIIVIAFGVVMLILSLFVVMNPIIGIIVLFIMLFVGSIVCGYVNLFTNKVYQLLYS
- a CDS encoding Ig-like domain repeat protein — translated: MKSKLFLIIIVLLIGISAVSAENNTTTFADVQNAIDSDCQIIYLNNTSYISEGHGIVINKDIILDGAYENGTGKSTLNGNGLSNIITITNNYSVVLKNINFINGNSKFNGGAISLNNGTLVICDCEFNNNTALNGGAIYSAGNLNIYDGYFSNNTCKNTGETIYCENEYILLSNSYLNSNLEFSSEVYIDSVNSTNLKAQFQVGSDIFLKFIGNENYQLLMYNSSYNGSLPSRYDLRDYNLTSPVLNQGETGTCWAQATIATLESCILKATNGERVLTHEEKLSVENLLNLIIKYTNGQATYSSGGIFEFALPYLTSWMGPVKEVDDPWLGYYIDSPILNSLIHVQNAYNIEKRNNDTDLDNLKKAILDYGAVYTSYTDYTLFRTTKGDYYNPYSEAPNHAVCIVGWDDNYDRHNFKAVGGEYPEGNGAFIVQNSWGSVWGRGGYFYVSYYDKTFYRGNDAWTFIFNDTLRYNKNYQNELYGKGYAYYTNKQITVDNTFKAIADDYLVAFGTYFDNLCDYKAQIYVNDISVLNQTGTKNQIGYYTIELDKYIPIKTGDKFTIQLTYSSLNDENIRVYLAYGQRTAPIKAFTSQYLFESVQNKIDYAKDNSEIFLSNKTYIASTDEKTIVINKNITINGAKNNGAGFSILDANNLISIFEIAKGCSVTLKNLYLINSNGSAIIVNKGSSATILNSNFSNNKGEYGNSILINGEGIIKNCIFNNKNAGISEIYVNGTVEFENNKINSKTANIYNNGTITSETNLVINNADTSLNKPVRIIASLTDDSGNAIETDNLNIDNIGQMSYLDNGYYLDYTPRTVGQYSLTSTNARLTKLNVKKGVLTVRLTDDIIITGGDFVYGTKPFVTLYLPDNKLGKYNIYIDNNKITTFTVSTTETNINIANLNVGNHIIKIESVDNAKYFNTTNVNVLKATPILEFTVNDITYGEKTQIEISLTDMGQSPLNESVTVTVNGKTQAITLANGKATLTISEILPAKTYAVTVNFAGNNNYLSAAKEKTFVVNKKSSNIQLTANNIVYGDATTATAKLDSATTGVVKFYLNGNYIGSSRIVNGDSKYNLNNLNAGNYLIKAVYDGDGNYNSIESQNMQFNVAKKETAMNIISNNMKYGENGQFTISVLPTATGTITLYINDKYYGESNINNGISVFTINPLPIGRYNGLVVYTGDGNHLKNNAPFVFEVEKLKGSIQYELLNNVAGDAKLKVTTPIEDNNNVKISVNGQNQNIQLNNGIGIIDLNKLNKGNHSISIQYEGNIYEVNDVNGQITILPPIKLESEDIYMYHKDGTKYEVTLLDAYGNPIANKAVTLTLNGTNFKNLKYDRTTDTNGIANLPIGLNVGEYTIAASYGTESITNKISVNTPSYKLSEYKDITMKQKDGTKYTIKLTDEKGNPQTGKTITLYLNGANFKNLKYDRTTDTNGIASLPIGLNIGEYTITAKYETQTATTKIKVLKPTATTYKLTEYKDITMKQKDGTKYTIKLTDEKGNPQTGKTITLYLNGANFKNLKYDRTTDANGIANLPIGLNVGEYTITAIYETQSITTKITVLNQNAQTPTTYKLTEYKDITMKQKDGTKYTIKLTDEKGNPQTGKTITLYLNGANFKNLKYDRTTDTNGIANLPIELAPGQYTITATYQTQTITTKITVLAVN
- a CDS encoding helix-turn-helix transcriptional regulator: MKTNIKELRKEVGLSQQKLGDLVGVTRQTINALENARYNPSLLLAYKITKILEKDLIEEVFILDDDE
- the purB gene encoding adenylosuccinate lyase, with the translated sequence MAIHPIEFRYGTPEMKAVWETKNKLQRMLDVESALAQAEGKLGIIPQEVADEIAKKANTDYVKEERVNEIEKATKHDIGALIKGLGEVCDNDAGEYVHFGATSNDVVDTSNSLLIKDSAEIIKDKIKTLTEIMLKLAEENIDKVAVGRTHGQHALPITYGMKFGLWADELHRQYERVNHAEQNVCVAMVDGAVGTTAALGEQGWEIHKTVAEILELPAASITNQVVQRDNHVEFIMALANLASTLDKIALEIRNLQRTELMEVGEYFDPEKQMGSSTMPHKMNPITAERICGVARIVKSFVNAALDNNPLWHERDLTNSSCERIMFPESCILTDYILNLTIKLMSNLVFYDENIERNLNLTNGLIMAERLMAELTRSGMGKQTAYGIVRKNAIKAKKEDKLLGDLILEDEEVQKYLTEEDVEAIMNPHTYIGSSKIIVEELIEKSKDWF
- a CDS encoding CPBP family intramembrane glutamic endopeptidase; this encodes MTTINEELNQISIIRLLIVGIVTIFAMVIIEDLFLIEVPYDLLWIVLTVYIAYKLKGCSLDFHNKLSDAFKTSNIKLITWIVILNLIFSYGMIYLSILFIGTSFDLSNSIAHASGLFAVGTAISTIIIAPVSEELVFRGVIFNRLNKRINVILAILISSILFGLCHDYGGMFSAFIFGICMCILYIKTDNIFVPMGAHFLNNLISEILDFIDPAGDFFYDPTIICIILVLAFIVFIVLMYYIVKELKAINKNNN